From Virgibacillus natechei, the proteins below share one genomic window:
- the lgt gene encoding prolipoprotein diacylglyceryl transferase: MPNVATALDPVFLELGPISIHWYGVIIALGAFLGLYVATKEADRLGLKKDIIIDLVVFAIPIAILFARMYYVIFEWERYADSPWWTVFAVWEGGLAIHGALIGAILTMIVFARVKKESFWQLADVTVPGLILAQAIGRWGNFMNQEAHGGPIAESTYQSFHQYLPDFIMNQMTIDGVMYHPTFLYESFWNIVVFVFLLVLRRYNPLRGEILLSYAITYSIGRFFIEGMRTDSLYLFGELRTAQVVSIVLIVASLILIIYRRNSTGTKRYNHVKVPEKKKGNKNKKKKRKKKK; this comes from the coding sequence ATGCCAAACGTTGCAACTGCGTTGGATCCTGTGTTTCTTGAACTAGGCCCTATATCTATTCACTGGTATGGTGTCATTATAGCCCTTGGCGCATTTTTAGGTTTGTACGTAGCAACAAAAGAAGCCGATCGCCTGGGTTTGAAAAAGGATATAATAATTGATTTAGTTGTTTTTGCAATTCCAATTGCGATTTTATTTGCACGTATGTACTATGTGATCTTTGAATGGGAGCGTTATGCAGATAGCCCATGGTGGACTGTTTTTGCTGTGTGGGAAGGTGGCCTTGCCATACATGGTGCATTAATTGGGGCTATTCTTACAATGATTGTTTTTGCACGTGTAAAGAAAGAATCATTCTGGCAGTTAGCCGATGTTACCGTTCCTGGCCTGATACTTGCGCAGGCGATTGGACGTTGGGGCAATTTTATGAATCAGGAGGCACATGGTGGACCGATTGCTGAATCAACTTATCAAAGCTTTCACCAGTACCTTCCCGACTTTATTATGAATCAAATGACCATAGATGGCGTTATGTATCATCCGACGTTTTTATATGAATCGTTTTGGAATATAGTCGTATTTGTTTTTCTGTTGGTGTTACGAAGATACAATCCATTACGTGGAGAAATTTTGTTAAGCTATGCGATTACATATTCGATTGGTCGGTTCTTCATTGAGGGGATGCGTACAGATAGTTTGTATCTATTTGGGGAATTACGCACTGCACAGGTTGTTTCGATTGTCTTAATCGTAGCTTCACTCATTTTGATTATTTATCGCCGTAACTCGACTGGAACTAAACGTTACAATCATGTGAAGGTACCTGAAAAGAAGAAGGGGAATAAGAACAAGAAAAAGAAACGCAAAAAGAAAAAATAA
- a CDS encoding tetratricopeptide repeat protein has product MQQVKDKTDGKQNNIVPFIPEGDFYFTKGVEAFQKRKFDISIKWIKKAIEAKPEEALYQCQMSIIYTEIGSFHKANQLLTEVLQSTDYVDCYYLIANNYAHLGLLNDAKKYANSYIDKEPNGDFTEEAKRLLHLIDIDEEDDEEDNNWDLEEEDELLIYQETVFYHMENRQWEKALPLIEEMMTLFPDHKLAKHDYAKALFYFGHKDDAIQMEQDILEEDPTSLYSHTNLALFYYELNQKQAYERNIQALLNVYPIHEQQKLRIAVTLARTGYYQDAYNRFRSLIKSSVNNHVSYYRWYSIASYHVGKQDAALALWEEGSKKHSQLANEEFPLRS; this is encoded by the coding sequence ATGCAGCAAGTGAAAGATAAAACTGATGGAAAACAGAATAATATTGTCCCGTTTATTCCTGAAGGCGATTTTTATTTCACAAAAGGTGTAGAAGCTTTTCAGAAAAGAAAATTTGACATCTCTATCAAATGGATTAAAAAAGCGATTGAGGCTAAACCAGAAGAGGCCTTGTATCAATGTCAAATGTCCATTATATATACAGAAATCGGTTCGTTTCATAAAGCAAATCAATTGTTGACAGAAGTACTGCAATCAACGGATTATGTCGATTGTTACTACTTGATAGCAAATAATTATGCCCATTTAGGTCTCTTAAATGATGCAAAAAAATACGCTAATTCATATATTGATAAAGAGCCTAACGGTGATTTTACAGAAGAAGCCAAACGTTTACTTCATCTCATTGACATTGATGAAGAGGACGATGAGGAAGATAATAATTGGGACCTTGAGGAAGAAGATGAACTTCTTATCTATCAAGAGACGGTCTTTTACCATATGGAAAATAGACAATGGGAAAAGGCACTTCCGCTTATTGAAGAAATGATGACGTTATTTCCGGATCATAAGCTTGCAAAACATGACTATGCAAAAGCGTTATTTTATTTTGGTCATAAGGACGATGCCATTCAAATGGAACAAGATATCTTAGAAGAAGATCCTACTTCCTTATACAGTCATACAAATTTAGCACTCTTTTATTATGAATTAAATCAAAAACAAGCATACGAAAGAAATATTCAGGCATTACTAAACGTATATCCTATTCATGAACAGCAAAAACTACGTATAGCAGTTACATTGGCCAGAACAGGATACTATCAGGATGCGTATAACCGCTTTCGTTCACTTATAAAAAGTTCGGTGAATAATCATGTTTCCTATTATAGATGGTATAGCATCGCGTCCTATCATGTAGGAAAACAGGATGCTGCGCTTGCTTTATGGGAAGAGGGTAGTAAAAAACACTCACAATTAGCCAATGAAGAATTCCCGTTGCGTTCGTAA
- a CDS encoding acyltransferase has protein sequence MRNTKRFQVENANSLWQIYKTVPFWKVVKNFIVIQLGRYVPFLRMKNWLYRTFLRMKIGDKTAFALMVMPDIMFPEKITVGRNSVIGYNTTLLAHEYLIEEYRIGDVRIGDEVLIGANSTILPGVTIGDRAIVSAGTLVHKHVPAGSFAGGNPMKVIYTKDEMEKRKSDFSE, from the coding sequence ATGCGGAATACGAAACGATTCCAGGTAGAAAATGCTAATTCACTTTGGCAAATTTATAAAACAGTACCTTTCTGGAAAGTGGTTAAAAATTTTATTGTCATACAACTTGGAAGATACGTCCCTTTTTTACGTATGAAAAATTGGCTATATCGAACGTTTTTACGTATGAAGATAGGCGATAAAACAGCCTTTGCTTTAATGGTTATGCCTGACATCATGTTTCCAGAAAAAATAACGGTTGGTCGAAATAGTGTTATTGGTTATAATACGACCTTATTAGCACATGAGTATTTGATTGAAGAGTACCGAATCGGCGACGTTCGTATTGGCGATGAAGTGTTAATTGGCGCAAATTCGACAATATTACCTGGCGTTACAATTGGTGACAGGGCAATTGTATCGGCAGGGACATTGGTGCATAAGCATGTCCCAGCCGGATCTTTTGCTGGGGGAAACCCGATGAAAGTTATTTATACAAAAGATGAAATGGAGAAACGTAAATCTGATTTCTCGGAATAA
- a CDS encoding nucleoside recognition domain-containing protein, translated as MSAIMYRGLQQGLSTTWALGKIIFPITLIVTILQYTPVLPWIIEKLTPVMGLLGLSGEAAVPLVLGNTLNLYAGIAAIVSFEFSVKEVFILAVMLSFSHNLFIESAVASKVGVNLWLIIGVRIGLALFSGIMINLMWNGGAEPAQYGFISSTEATATGWGEITLLGLQTAGIAVVQLAAIVIPLMVIMQFLREKGWLTVFSNKLAPFTKMLGMEKNTSMTLVAGLTIGLAYGAGLMIQAVEEDGVSKRDMYLAMIFLVACHAVVEDTLIFIPLGIPVWPLLLIRLVTAIVLTMAVAFIWKRSDMKKRKEAVNEHSYNTL; from the coding sequence ATGTCTGCAATTATGTATCGCGGGTTACAACAGGGCTTAAGCACAACTTGGGCATTAGGAAAAATCATTTTCCCGATCACATTAATTGTAACCATTTTACAATATACACCAGTCCTGCCATGGATTATAGAAAAATTAACACCCGTGATGGGGTTATTAGGGTTGTCAGGTGAAGCAGCTGTTCCACTGGTGTTGGGTAATACACTTAATTTATATGCAGGAATTGCTGCAATCGTATCCTTTGAATTTAGTGTGAAAGAGGTATTTATATTAGCTGTAATGCTTTCTTTTTCGCATAATTTATTTATTGAGTCAGCGGTTGCTTCGAAAGTGGGAGTGAATTTGTGGCTCATTATAGGTGTTCGTATTGGTCTGGCGTTATTTTCAGGAATAATGATTAATCTGATGTGGAACGGTGGAGCTGAACCTGCACAATACGGTTTTATTTCAAGCACGGAAGCTACAGCAACAGGCTGGGGAGAAATTACGTTGTTAGGTCTGCAAACTGCAGGAATTGCCGTGGTGCAGTTAGCAGCAATTGTTATTCCGTTGATGGTGATCATGCAATTCTTGCGCGAAAAAGGCTGGCTGACTGTCTTCTCAAATAAACTAGCTCCATTTACAAAAATGCTTGGAATGGAAAAAAATACATCCATGACACTTGTAGCAGGATTAACGATAGGGTTGGCTTATGGAGCAGGATTAATGATCCAGGCAGTGGAAGAAGATGGTGTGTCTAAAAGGGATATGTATCTAGCGATGATCTTTCTTGTAGCCTGTCACGCTGTCGTTGAGGATACACTAATTTTTATTCCTCTCGGGATTCCGGTATGGCCATTGCTGCTCATTCGGCTGGTAACGGCTATTGTATTGACCATGGCTGTAGCATTTATTTGGAAGCGAAGCGATATGAAAAAAAGAAAGGAAGCAGTAAATGAACATTCATACAATACTCTTTGA
- a CDS encoding phage holin family protein: MLLRWLITIVLNAVALIAVSQLFNSFQLEGFPAALLASFILSILNVIIKPILVLFTLPITVLTLGLFLFVINAITLMITQALMDDSFVIEGFGMAILASIVISIINLFLNTLIRDSVR; encoded by the coding sequence ATGCTGTTACGTTGGCTAATTACGATCGTATTAAATGCCGTTGCATTAATTGCAGTTTCACAATTATTTAATTCTTTTCAGCTAGAAGGATTCCCAGCAGCATTATTAGCAAGTTTCATTTTATCTATTTTGAATGTTATTATAAAGCCGATTTTAGTTCTTTTCACCTTACCTATAACGGTTTTAACCCTTGGGTTGTTCTTGTTTGTGATCAATGCCATCACACTGATGATTACACAGGCATTAATGGATGATTCCTTTGTGATTGAAGGGTTTGGTATGGCGATTCTTGCATCGATTGTTATTTCTATAATAAATTTATTTTTAAACACGCTCATAAGAGATTCGGTGAGATAA
- a CDS encoding YojF family protein, translated as MKTIDSNEVQEILNDFVEKDVYIHLETTNGAYASHLDENAYNVGAYIRNAQVSFNQAKIIKDDKIYRVGLKLEMGWIYAEGLTDWELTEKKELLLAGHDRNGRLMVALEISEVPFQY; from the coding sequence ATGAAGACGATTGATAGTAATGAAGTTCAGGAAATTTTAAATGACTTTGTAGAAAAAGATGTTTACATTCATTTGGAAACGACAAATGGAGCATATGCAAGCCATTTAGACGAAAATGCATACAATGTCGGAGCTTATATCCGAAATGCACAAGTTTCATTTAATCAAGCAAAAATAATCAAAGATGATAAGATATATCGCGTTGGTTTGAAATTGGAAATGGGTTGGATTTACGCAGAAGGCTTAACCGATTGGGAACTAACCGAAAAGAAAGAATTATTGCTTGCTGGTCATGACCGTAATGGACGCTTGATGGTAGCATTAGAAATTAGTGAAGTTCCTTTTCAATATTAA
- the ppaX gene encoding pyrophosphatase PpaX: protein MNIHTILFDLDGTLIDTNELIFASFDHTFKQYNLSFTREELAEFNGPPLIETLKKIDPVRAENMIATYREHNHANHDKYVTAFPQVTDTIYQLKSKGIKLGIVSTKMSEAVKMGLALTELDTFFESVITLDDVTQAKPHPEPIWKALEDLQADPATTLMVGDNHHDIEAGQNAHVQTAGVAWSQKGKERLLEYDPTYMLEEMHDLLKIIEV from the coding sequence ATGAACATTCATACAATACTCTTTGATCTTGATGGCACGTTAATTGATACCAATGAATTAATATTCGCATCCTTTGATCATACATTTAAACAATATAATTTATCTTTTACAAGGGAAGAACTAGCCGAGTTTAATGGCCCCCCTTTGATTGAAACCTTGAAAAAAATAGATCCGGTCCGTGCGGAGAATATGATAGCAACGTATCGGGAGCATAATCATGCAAATCATGACAAGTACGTTACAGCATTTCCACAAGTGACGGACACAATCTATCAATTGAAAAGCAAGGGGATAAAGCTTGGAATTGTTTCAACAAAGATGAGTGAAGCAGTAAAGATGGGACTAGCTTTGACCGAACTGGATACCTTCTTTGAATCCGTGATTACGCTGGATGATGTGACACAAGCCAAACCACATCCCGAGCCTATTTGGAAAGCGTTGGAAGATTTACAAGCTGATCCAGCCACCACGTTAATGGTTGGTGATAATCATCATGATATTGAAGCAGGTCAAAACGCTCATGTACAAACCGCTGGTGTAGCGTGGTCGCAGAAAGGGAAGGAACGACTTCTAGAATATGACCCTACTTATATGCTGGAAGAAATGCATGATTTGTTAAAAATCATAGAGGTGTAG
- a CDS encoding PspC domain-containing protein has translation MKKLYRSNTNRMVAGILGGLAEYFNIDATIMRLAFVILLFMSIFTFALIYLVAIFIIPNEREIY, from the coding sequence ATGAAAAAACTTTACCGGTCTAATACGAATAGAATGGTGGCTGGAATACTAGGCGGCCTTGCTGAATATTTTAATATAGATGCAACGATTATGCGGTTAGCCTTTGTTATTCTATTGTTTATGAGTATATTTACATTTGCGCTAATTTATTTAGTCGCCATTTTTATCATACCGAATGAAAGGGAGATCTATTAA
- the bshB2 gene encoding bacillithiol biosynthesis deacetylase BshB2 — protein sequence MEKHVVVIYPHPDDESFGAAGTITQFRKQGVPVTYLCGTLGEMGRNMGTPPFANRESLPEIRKEELVKACNVLDVELKMLGYRDKTMEYEDRGEVAAHLKGILEEIQPSLVITHYPDHAVHPDHNALGAAAIEAVRLINPEKRPTVWAQAITNTYYEEIGIPDISNDITHYFDTKMEAISAHSSQVDGILSQFTQKDGEYIINEDIKERFSTEQFFTWNFED from the coding sequence ATGGAAAAACATGTAGTAGTTATTTACCCACATCCGGATGATGAATCGTTTGGAGCGGCTGGTACAATTACACAATTTCGCAAACAGGGAGTTCCGGTAACCTATTTATGTGGAACATTGGGGGAAATGGGAAGAAATATGGGAACACCACCATTTGCCAACCGAGAATCGTTACCTGAAATACGAAAAGAGGAATTGGTCAAGGCATGTAATGTTCTTGATGTCGAGTTAAAAATGTTGGGCTATCGAGATAAAACGATGGAGTATGAGGATCGCGGAGAAGTGGCAGCACATTTGAAAGGTATTTTAGAAGAGATCCAACCCAGCCTTGTGATTACACATTACCCGGATCATGCTGTACACCCGGATCATAATGCATTAGGAGCAGCGGCGATTGAAGCTGTAAGATTAATAAATCCTGAAAAACGTCCAACCGTTTGGGCACAGGCAATTACCAATACCTATTATGAAGAAATTGGTATACCGGATATTTCAAATGATATTACCCATTACTTTGATACAAAAATGGAAGCAATATCAGCACATAGCTCTCAAGTTGATGGGATTCTTAGTCAGTTTACACAAAAAGATGGAGAATATATTATTAATGAAGACATCAAAGAAAGATTTAGTACAGAACAATTCTTTACATGGAATTTTGAAGATTAA
- the hprK gene encoding HPr(Ser) kinase/phosphatase, with amino-acid sequence MPKVQIKDLLENFNLTLVAGDDGIHREIITSDISRPGIEMTGYFRYYPRERLQLIGKTEMAYYLELTEEQKKDRVEKLCTDVTPGIVVSRGMDIPAVMIEAANESGVPILKSPRQTTRVISRLTNYLETAFAPTTAIHGVLVDINGVGVLISGQSGVGKSETALELVKRGHRLVADDNVEIRQEDYDTLIGNSPPLIEHLLEIRGLGIINVMTLFGAGAVRSYKKISLIVNLELWDQKKQYDRLGLEEETMKIMDVHLPKATIPVRPGRNLAVIIEVAAMNFRLKRMGVNTAQEFSDQLTTMIEREEKDKFE; translated from the coding sequence ATGCCAAAGGTTCAAATCAAAGACTTACTTGAAAATTTTAATCTTACTCTTGTGGCCGGTGATGACGGTATACATAGAGAAATAATTACGAGTGATATATCAAGGCCAGGCATTGAGATGACGGGATATTTTAGATATTATCCGCGAGAACGTTTACAATTAATAGGTAAAACCGAAATGGCATATTATCTGGAACTTACAGAGGAACAGAAGAAGGATCGGGTAGAAAAGCTGTGTACAGATGTAACTCCTGGGATTGTAGTATCGAGGGGGATGGACATTCCAGCAGTTATGATAGAAGCAGCAAATGAATCAGGAGTGCCAATTTTGAAATCACCACGACAAACGACTCGTGTTATTAGTAGACTAACCAATTATCTAGAAACCGCATTTGCTCCAACTACAGCCATTCATGGTGTACTTGTCGATATTAACGGTGTTGGTGTTCTTATTTCTGGACAAAGTGGTGTTGGTAAAAGTGAGACTGCATTAGAGCTGGTCAAACGAGGACACAGGTTAGTAGCTGATGATAATGTGGAAATTCGTCAGGAAGATTATGATACCTTGATCGGGAATTCTCCCCCACTGATCGAACATTTACTGGAAATACGCGGGTTAGGCATTATTAATGTCATGACATTATTCGGCGCGGGAGCCGTTAGAAGCTATAAAAAAATCTCGTTGATTGTAAATTTAGAGTTATGGGATCAGAAAAAACAGTATGACCGTTTAGGCTTAGAAGAAGAAACGATGAAGATCATGGATGTACACTTACCTAAAGCAACGATTCCTGTACGACCTGGTAGAAATCTTGCCGTTATTATAGAGGTTGCTGCAATGAACTTCCGGTTAAAACGGATGGGTGTGAATACTGCACAGGAGTTTTCCGATCAATTAACGACAATGATAGAGAGAGAAGAAAAAGATAAGTTTGAATAG
- a CDS encoding glycerol-3-phosphate responsive antiterminator, with protein sequence MEIESGVLPAVRNMKDFDKALETSQATIVLLETRLSQLKNLVHYAKRANKRVFIHADLIQGLKSDEYGMEYLIREVKPDGLLSTRGNVISLAKKHHLIAIQRLFLLDSKALDNNLKLVERLQPDCVEVLPGLIPSIIEEVFQSTNIPIIAGGLIKNDMQVKAALDAGAVAVSTSKTELWN encoded by the coding sequence ATGGAGATTGAATCAGGGGTATTACCAGCAGTACGGAATATGAAAGATTTTGATAAGGCATTGGAAACCTCTCAAGCAACGATTGTTCTTCTGGAAACACGCCTTTCCCAATTGAAAAACCTCGTTCATTATGCAAAGCGAGCGAATAAAAGAGTCTTTATTCACGCTGATCTCATACAAGGATTGAAATCGGATGAATATGGGATGGAATATTTAATTCGGGAGGTGAAACCGGACGGCCTTCTCTCGACGCGCGGGAATGTGATTAGTTTAGCGAAAAAACATCACCTAATAGCTATTCAGCGCCTGTTTTTACTTGATAGTAAAGCGCTCGATAATAATTTGAAATTGGTCGAACGCTTACAACCAGATTGTGTAGAGGTGCTTCCTGGTCTGATCCCAAGTATTATTGAGGAAGTTTTTCAATCAACGAATATACCAATCATAGCTGGAGGATTAATAAAAAACGATATGCAGGTAAAAGCTGCACTGGATGCTGGTGCCGTTGCTGTTTCGACATCAAAAACTGAATTATGGAATTAA
- the trxB gene encoding thioredoxin-disulfide reductase, whose product MSEDRMFDVIIAGAGPAGMTAALYASRANLDTLMIERGIPGGQVANTEDVENFPGFDHILGPDLSNKMFDHSKKFGAEYAYGDIKEVIDHGEYKTIIAGKKEYKTRTLIITTGAQFKKLGITGEEELGGRGVSYCAVCDGAFFKNRNLVVIGGGDSAVEEGIYLTRFAEKVTVVHRRDELRAQKIIQDRAFDNDKIDFIWDTVAQKINGPDGKVSSVSLQNVKTKEEYDYDIDGVFVYIGMVPLSEPFKSLGITDEEGYIPTNEHMETSVPGVFAAGDIRAKTLRQIVTATGDGSIAGEAAIKYTEDLLEELKAANA is encoded by the coding sequence ATGTCCGAAGATCGTATGTTTGATGTCATTATTGCTGGTGCAGGACCAGCAGGGATGACTGCAGCACTTTATGCATCACGTGCTAACTTAGACACATTAATGATTGAACGTGGGATTCCAGGTGGTCAGGTAGCAAATACGGAAGATGTGGAGAACTTTCCTGGCTTTGACCATATTTTAGGACCTGATTTATCGAATAAAATGTTCGACCATTCAAAGAAATTTGGAGCCGAATATGCTTATGGCGATATAAAAGAAGTTATTGATCATGGGGAATATAAAACAATTATTGCTGGCAAGAAGGAATATAAAACGAGAACACTCATCATTACAACAGGTGCACAATTTAAGAAACTGGGCATTACGGGTGAAGAAGAGTTAGGCGGTCGTGGTGTTTCCTATTGCGCGGTGTGTGATGGCGCATTTTTCAAAAACAGAAATCTTGTCGTGATCGGTGGGGGAGATTCTGCAGTAGAAGAAGGCATTTATTTAACACGGTTTGCAGAAAAAGTAACAGTTGTTCACCGTCGTGATGAATTGCGTGCGCAAAAGATCATCCAAGATCGTGCATTTGATAATGATAAGATTGACTTTATTTGGGATACTGTGGCCCAGAAAATCAATGGCCCAGACGGAAAAGTCAGTAGTGTTTCCCTTCAAAATGTGAAAACGAAAGAAGAATACGATTATGATATTGATGGAGTATTTGTTTATATAGGCATGGTTCCATTAAGTGAGCCTTTCAAATCACTTGGTATCACAGATGAAGAAGGCTATATTCCAACAAATGAACACATGGAAACAAGTGTACCTGGCGTATTCGCAGCCGGAGATATTCGTGCGAAAACCCTTCGACAAATTGTGACAGCAACAGGTGACGGAAGTATAGCAGGCGAAGCAGCTATTAAGTACACGGAAGATTTATTGGAGGAATTAAAAGCTGCAAATGCATAA
- a CDS encoding glycerol-3-phosphate dehydrogenase/oxidase: protein MSIFSSYNRVNRFNKLENEKLDILVIGGGITGAGISLDAAMRGMSTAVIDMQDFAAGTSSRSTKLVHGGLRYLKQFEVKMVADVGKERAIVYENGPHVTTPEWMMLPFHKGGTFGPLMTNIGLRVYDLLAGVKKSERRTMFKPEEALEKEPLIKKEDLRGAGFYVEYKTDDARLTIEVLKKAVEKGANAINYAKIIDFIYDESNKVIGVVVKDEVNGDTRHVYAKKIINAAGPWVDELREIDGSKQGKSLVLTKGAHLVFSNETFPLQQAIYFDTQDGRMIFAIPRGKKTYVGTTDTAYEGDIANPKMTMKDRDYILDSINYMFPSLDMQAHHVESSWAGLRPLIAEEKTNKPGEISRKDEIFVSDSGLISMAGGKLTGYRKMAKEIVDAVAKQFKEEEQILYTDSQTKHLPISGGEVGGAAGFEQFKKQQVAEGIAIGLEEDMVLKLINLYGANSTIVFEIYQNKQEEAETAGIDPIVVAELDYAMEYESAYKPADFFVRRTGALFFEIEWVNAHKENVTNYMAKKLNWTDEQKANYRNELEQLMHDAVTPEE from the coding sequence ATGTCTATCTTTTCAAGCTATAATCGAGTTAATAGGTTTAACAAACTGGAAAACGAAAAATTGGATATACTCGTCATCGGTGGTGGTATAACAGGTGCGGGAATTTCCTTGGATGCTGCAATGCGGGGAATGAGCACGGCAGTAATTGACATGCAGGACTTTGCTGCTGGAACATCGAGTCGTTCAACGAAGCTTGTACATGGGGGATTACGCTACTTAAAGCAGTTTGAGGTAAAAATGGTTGCGGATGTGGGCAAGGAACGTGCAATTGTGTATGAAAATGGTCCACATGTAACCACACCGGAATGGATGATGCTCCCATTTCATAAAGGAGGAACATTCGGTCCCTTGATGACGAATATAGGATTGCGTGTTTATGATCTTCTGGCAGGGGTTAAGAAAAGCGAACGTCGCACCATGTTCAAGCCGGAAGAAGCGTTGGAAAAGGAACCACTTATAAAAAAAGAAGACCTTAGGGGTGCAGGATTTTATGTGGAATATAAAACAGATGATGCTCGCTTAACCATTGAAGTGTTAAAGAAAGCGGTAGAAAAAGGCGCCAATGCTATCAATTATGCGAAAATAATTGATTTCATTTATGATGAATCAAATAAAGTTATAGGTGTAGTGGTAAAAGATGAAGTAAATGGGGATACACGTCATGTGTATGCTAAGAAAATTATTAATGCAGCAGGACCTTGGGTTGATGAATTAAGAGAAATTGATGGGTCTAAACAAGGAAAATCACTAGTATTGACGAAGGGAGCTCATTTAGTCTTTTCAAATGAAACCTTTCCACTACAACAGGCTATTTACTTTGATACACAGGATGGACGAATGATCTTTGCAATACCGCGTGGCAAAAAAACATATGTAGGTACAACAGATACCGCTTATGAGGGAGATATTGCTAATCCAAAAATGACAATGAAAGATCGAGATTATATACTGGATTCTATCAATTATATGTTCCCATCACTAGACATGCAAGCCCATCATGTAGAATCAAGTTGGGCAGGTTTACGTCCGTTAATTGCCGAAGAAAAAACAAATAAACCAGGAGAAATATCACGAAAAGATGAGATTTTTGTATCTGATTCAGGGTTGATCTCGATGGCTGGTGGAAAGTTGACAGGCTACCGGAAAATGGCGAAGGAAATAGTTGATGCTGTGGCTAAACAATTCAAAGAGGAAGAACAAATCCTTTACACCGATTCACAAACGAAGCATTTACCGATTTCTGGAGGCGAAGTAGGTGGAGCAGCAGGGTTTGAACAATTTAAAAAACAGCAAGTAGCCGAAGGGATCGCGATTGGGCTAGAAGAAGATATGGTGCTGAAACTTATCAACTTATATGGAGCGAATAGTACGATCGTGTTTGAGATCTATCAAAATAAACAGGAAGAAGCAGAAACAGCAGGGATAGACCCGATTGTTGTTGCAGAGCTTGACTACGCAATGGAATACGAATCAGCATATAAACCGGCTGATTTCTTTGTCCGCCGTACAGGAGCTTTGTTTTTTGAAATAGAGTGGGTTAACGCTCATAAAGAAAATGTAACCAATTATATGGCAAAAAAATTAAATTGGACGGATGAACAAAAAGCCAACTATAGGAACGAATTGGAACAATTAATGCATGATGCCGTAACACCAGAAGAATAA